In the Tessaracoccus lacteus genome, TCTGCGCTGACGTCACCCATCCGTCAGCCATACCCAGGAGCCCACCATGTTCAGACTCATCCTCATCGCCCTCGTCGGGCTGGCCGCGCAACTTGTCGACGGCTCGCTCGGCATGGCCTACGGCGTGACGTCCACCACCCTGCTGCTGGCGATCGGCACCAACCCCGCCATGGCATCCGCCACAGTCCATCTCGCGGAGATCGGGACAACCCTCGCGTCGGGTGTCTCGCACCACCGGTTCGGCAACGTCGACTGGAAGGTCGTCGCCCGCATCGGGATCCCCGGCGCCATCGGCGCCTTCCTCGGCGCATCCGTCCTCTCGAACATCAGCACCGAGCTGGCGGCCCCGATCATGGCCGTGATCCTGCTGACGCTCGGCCTCTACGTGTTGATCCGCTTCACCTTCTTCAACATCTCCACGAAGCGGCTGGGCGAGCGCCTGCCCACGAAGTTCCTCGCGCCGCTGGGCACCTTCGCCGGGTTCATCGACGCCACCGGCGGTGGCGGCTGGGGTCCGGTCGGCACGCCCGCGCTGCTGGCCAGCGGACGCATGGAGCCCCGCAAGGTGATCGGCACCATCGACGCGAGCGAGTTCCTTGTGTCCATCGCGGCCAGCATCGGCTTCTTCATCGGACTCGGCGGCGAGGCCATCGTGCCCGGCCTGGCCATCGCACTGCTCGTCGGCGGCGTCATCGCAGCCCCTATCGCCGCGTGGCTCGTGCGCCATCTGCCGCCCCGCCTGCTCGGCGCCGCTGCGGGATCGACCATCGTGCTGGTCAACGTACGCTCATTGCTGAAGGCCTTCGACGTTCCGCCGGCGGCGCACGTGCCGATCTACCTCTTCATCGTTGCCGCGGGCCTGGCTGCGCTGGCCTGGTCGCTACGCAACCACCGCATCGAGCGCGCCCAGCAGGCTGCCGCAGAGGGGGAGGCTGTCGTCGCCTGATGGCAGGATGAGCACCATGGGTGAGGTGTTCTCGGAACTTGTCGGTCAGGACCGCGCGGTGGAGACGCTCCGTCGCGCGGTCGACGGCCGTCGTCACGCCATGACCCACGCCTGGCTGTTCGTCGGCCCGCCCGGGTCGGGGCGCTCGAACGCCGCCAAGGCCTTCGCCGCAGCCCTGCAGTGCCCGCGCGGAGGCTGCGGCGAATGCGAGGAGTGCCGAACCTCGCTCTCGGCTGCGCACCCCGACGTCACGCTGCTGCGCACGGAGCAGCTCTCGATCGGCGTCGCCGAGACCAGGGCGCTCGTGGGCCGCGCGAACATGGTGCCCGTCAAGGGCCGCTATCAGATCGTCATCGTCGAGGATGCCGACCGCATCACCGAGCGTGGCGCCGACGCCCTGCTCAAGGGCCTTGAGGAGCCGGAACCAGCCACGGTGTGGCTGCTCTGTGCGCCGAGCGCCGACGACGTCATCGTCACCATCCGGTCGCGCTGCCGCACCGTCCGGCTCGTCACGCCGAGCGACGAGGCGGTCACCCAACTGCTGATCCAGCGCGACGGGATTTCGCCCGCACTGGCCGCGCACGCGGCCCGGGCCGCCCAGGGGCACATCGGGCGCGCCCGGATGCTCGCCCGCCACGACGAGGCGAGGATCCGCCGTCGTGAGATCCTCACGCTCCCTGGGCGCCTCACGTCGGTCACAGCCTGCCTCGACGCGGCCGAGAACCTGGTGTCGTCGGCGGCTGACGAGGCCCAGCAGGCCACCGCCGAGGTCGATACGCGGGAACGTTCCGCGCTCGAGGAGGCGCTCGGCGTCGGCACCCGCGGGGTGCGCGTGCGCAGCGCCCAGGCGGCGCTGAAGGAGCTCGAGGACCAGCAGAAGCTGCGGGTCAAGCGCCTGCAGCGCGACGCGCTCGACCGGGTGCTGACGGAACTGACCGGGTACTACCGCGACGTCCTCGCGGTGCAGACGGCGCCGGAGGTCGCGCTCGTAAACGCCGATCTCGCCGACGAGATCACTCCGGTGGCGCACCGGTCGACGCCCGAACAGACCGTGCGGGCACTCGACGCGATCCTCGAGGCGAGGACCGCGCTCGAGGGCAACGTCGCACCTCAGCTCGCCCTCGAGGCGATGCTGCTCGGTGTGTCGCTCGCGGCGCGTTCCTGACCTGGGGCGGGCGTGTCTGCCCGGGGGGTGGCCGCGTCGATGACAAGATGATGGTGAGGACTGCCCAGGAAGAGGGGACGCGACATGTCGAACAACGATTGGGTTCACGAGGGCACGCCCCGGGAGCCGGACTGGTCCGCAGAGCAGGACGACTACGGCGTCCCTGTGTCCCCGGGTGAGTGGGACGACTACGCCGAGGAACAGGCCGTTCCCGTGCCCGAGCCGCCGCAGAGCGCTGCCGCCCAGGAACCTGGCCCCGTCGTCGCCGCGACCGCGGATGAGCCCGCACCCCAGCCGGAGCCGGAGCCCGAGCCTGCGCCTGAGGTCGAACCCGAGCCGGAGATCGCGCCTGAGCCCGAGCCGGAGGTCGCGCCTGAGCCCGAGCCGGAGGTCGCGCCTGAGCCCGAGCCGGAGGTCGCGCCTGAGCCCGAGCCGGAGGTCGCGCCTGAGCCCGAGCCGGAGATCGCGCCCGAGCCCGAGCCGGAGATCACGCCCGAGCCCGAGCCGGAGATCACGCCCGAACCTGAACCGGACGAGGCCCAGGTGCGCCCGCGGCCCGATGCGGAGGCGGTCGTCCCGCCGGAGCTGGCCGCGCCGACCGCAGAGACCGACATGTCGCTCGTAGACGAGGTGGAGCCCGCACCCGAGGAGCCGGATCTCGAGCCGGACCAGGAGGGGCTGGGCGCCGCCGCAGCCGTGATGGCGGCCGGAGCCGGCGGAGGCGCCGCGATCGCAGGGCTCTACCGACCCGATGCCGAGGACACCCAGATCATCGACGCTCCCCAGCGTCGCAGCCTCGAGGACGAGGTGGCGGAGGAGGAGCGGGTCGCCCAGCAGCTGCGCGCCGACAAGGAGGCGCGGGACCAGCGACTCGGTCTCGTGGCCACCTCCGAGGCGAACGCACTGCGCGAGGCACCGCCCGCGCCCCGCCGCGGCGTCGGGGGCTTCGGGAGCTTCGGTCTTCTGGTGCTGCGTCTGGTCGTCGCCGCGATCCTGGGGATCGTCGGCTACCAGATCCTGTCGGACATCGACGCGACCACCGAACTGCTCAGCCGCACACTGATCCCCGAGCCGCGCACTGTTGCCTGGGTGCTCGGCTTCGCGCTGGCCGCGATGGCGGTACTCCTGGTGATCGGCATGGCGGTGCGGGTCGTCGGTCTGCTGCTCACCGCGATCGCGATCGGCTCGCTGGTGTTCATCCGCTGGGGCAGCTTCAGCATCTTCGTCGAGGGTGTCGAGGGCTTCATCGGGGACAAGGACCTGCTCCTGGCGGCCGTCGGCATCCTGTTCTTCAGCCTCGGTGGCGGCAAGGCAGGCGTCGACGGAGCCATCTCCGCGTCCCGCCACCACGCCAGAGAGGCCAAGCGCTCCTGAGCCGACACGCGGACGCCGTGGCGCCCTGCGGGCGAGGATCCCGCCCGACTGGGTATCTTCGACATCAGGAGCGCGACGTCCGCGCAGGGAGAGGGGCTCATGAGCAGAACGGTCAAGCTGACCCAGGTCATCCTGGCGGTCATCGCCGTCGGCCTGGTCGTTGCGCTGTTCACCGGAGGCCTCGTGCGCGGGCAGAGCAGGGACGAGCCCGCGTCCCCGTCGACCACCGGGCCGGTCACGCCGTCCGCCCCCGCGGACGGCGCCCGGATGCCCGGCGTGCCCGAGGTGCCCGTGGCCGACCATGCACTGCTGCCCGCAGAGGATGACGCGAACGCCGACCGTCAGCTCGACTACACGCCGTCGGGAGAACCGAGCGTCGAGTTCGAGGATTCGCTGGGGGACCTCACGTCGTACGCCACCCAGGTCGTCGACTGGGAGGCATGCCAGGACTCCGACATCGGCGCCCAGTGCGCCACGATCCTCGCCCCCCTGGACTGGGAGGACCCCTCCGGGCCGGCCGTCGAGATCGCGGTGCGGCGCGTGCCGGACGGCGATTCGTCGCGCGGCCCCCTGTTCGTGAACCCCGGCGGCCCCGGTTACGGTGGGCAGTCCATGGCCGAGAACCTCGCCGGACGCTGGCAGAACTACGACACCGTCGGCTGGGATCCGCGGGGTACCGGCGAGTCCACGCACGTCGTCTGCGGGGATCTCGAGCAGACCGACGCCATCATGAACCTCGACGCGAGCCCGGACGATGACGCCGAGATCAAGGCTCTCAAGAACGGCGGCAAGGACTTCGCCGAGCAGTGCCGCGACGCCTCCGGCGACCTGCTCGACCACATCACGACCGTCGACGTGGCGCGCGACCTCGACCTGCTGCGCCACCTCCTCGGCGCAGAGAAGCTGAATTACGTCGGCGTCTCCTACGGCACCTTCGTCGGCGCCACCTACGCCGAGCTGTTCCCGGACACCGTCGGCCGGCTCGTGCTCGACGCCGCCGTCGACATCACCGGGTCCGACGACGCGCCAGCCCAGGTGGAGGGTTTCGAGCTCGCGCTGACCAACTTCACGGCCTGGTGCGCCCACTCAGACCTGTGCGACCTCGGTGACGACCAGGACGCCATCAACGACCGCATCGCCGGCTTCCTGGCGGGCCTCGACGAGCAGCCCCTGACGGTGGGGGACCGGAAGCTGACCCAGAGTCTGGCGGCCACCGGCATCGCGCTGTTCCTCTACGAGGACGACACCGCCTACCGCACGCTGGCCGAGGTGATCGCACAGGGATTCACCGGCGACGGCACCAACCTGCTGTGGGCGGCCGACGTCATGAACGGACGCGGTGATGACACCTATGAGACCATCGCGTTCGCGTTCCCGGCCATGGCCTGTGCGGATGCGCAGGACGACGGCGCCGATGCCGTCATGGGTGACTGGAAGGACACCTTCAAGAAGGCGCCGATCATGGCGCCGAACATGGGCACCAGCTACACCTGCCAGTTCTGGACGGCCGACTCGGCTCCCCAGCTGAAGCTCACCGCGAAGGGCGCCCCGACCATCCTCGTCGTCGGCACCACCGGCGACTCGGCGACGCCCTACGAGCAGGCGCAGACGATGGCAGAGCAACTCGACTCCGGCGTGCTCCTCACCCTCGACGGGGCGGGCCACGGCGCGGTGACGGGCGACAACAGCTGCATCGCGGAGCACGTCGACGCCTATCTGTACGACGGCGCCGCCCCCGACGAGGGAACCGTGTGCCGCTGATCGGGGCCCGGTTGGACCAAAGCTGCGCGGGTTCTGTATAGTTCTCAACTGCTGCCGCCCTAGCTCAGTCGGTAGAGCGACGCTCTCGTAAAGCGTAGGTCACGGGTTCGATTCCCGTGGGCGGCTCGGCAGTGGGACGGCCTCCGGAGCTCATCTGGAGGCCGTCCCCGTTTGCTGCCCGGACGTTTAGGGGAAGCCCGTGAATCCGAGCTGTGGCGGCCTTGTAGGCTGGTCTGAGCCCTCGGGAACCACCGCTTCCGGGCAGCGAGGAGGAACCGTGTTCGATTGCGCCATCATCGGTGCTGGCCTGGCCGGCCTTGTTGCTGCCAGGCACCTCGTGGACCGAGGCCTGAGCGTCGTCGTCCTGGAGGCGCGCGGTCGGGTCGGCGGCCGGGTCGAGAACAAGATCCTGAACGACGGCTCGTATGTCGAGCTCGGCGGCCAGTGGATCGGCCCCGGATACGACTCGCTGCAGGAGATCATCGACGAGCTCGGATTCGAGACCATCGGGCTCCCGGCCTCCGGCAACCTGGTGGTGCGGCTGCGCGGCAAGTCCCTCGAGGTTCCGAGCTCCGAAGAGCTCCCCGCGCTCACGCCCTTCGAGGTCTCCGACCTCGGCCAGGGCCTGCTTCGGCTGCGGCGGCTCTCTCAGCGCCTGCGGGACGACGCGGCCTGGCGGAAGGCCAACGAGGCCTGGCTCAACCAGGACCTGCGCCGCTGGGTCACCTCGAACCTCCGCACCCAGGGCGCCCAGCGCCGCTTCGGCGAGGTCTACGCCGCGGCCTTCGGCCCGATGCCCAAGGACGCGACGCTCCTGGAGGGGCTCCTGCAGGTCACCTCGGGCATCGACCTTGAGACGATGCTCGCCAGCAACGGCGGCCTGCATCAGAAGCGCGTGGAGGGCGGCGTCGCCGCCGTTGCCGACGCCATGGCCGAGCGCCTCGGAGACGTCGTGCGGCTGGAGTCCGAGGTCACCCGCGTCGACCACGACGACACCTCTGCGCGCCTCACGCTCGCGGGCGGTGAGGTCGTCGAGGCCCGCCAGGTCATCTCCACGCTGCCGCCGCGCCTCGCCGTCGCCCTTGAGCACAACCCACCGCTGCCGCAGTGGCGGATCGAGGCCGCCGACAAGGTCGCCCCCGGAAACGTCATCAAGGCCTTCCTAGTCTACAAGGAGCCGTTCTGGCGGGACAAGGGCTTCTCCGGCCAGTCGAGCGCCGATGAGGGCGCGGTGCGCGTCACGTTCGACACGACGGCCGACACCAGCGAGCACGGGCACCTGATGGGCTTCTTCGAGGGTGCGGACGCGGACTCGTTGGCCCGACGCTCGGTGACCCTGCGCGAGCGGGCCTTCGTGGACGCTGTCGTGCGTGCCTTCGGTGAGGACGGCGCCAAGCCGATCGGATATGTCGAGCGTGACTGGGGCGCCGAGCGGTTCACGGGCGGCTGCCACGGCGCGCACTTCGCGCCGGGCGTATGGACCGCCAACGGTCCCCTCCTGGCACAGGACGAGGGTGTGCTGCACTGGGCCGGGGCCGAGTATGCGAGCCGTTTCAATGGGTACCTGGAAGGCGCCGTGCGTTCCGGCCGGGAGGCTGCTACCCGCGTCACGCGCTCCCTGGCCTGAGCCTCTGGGACGCTGGTCCCATGCCTGACGCTCAGCTGGGCAGGTCCAGACTCGTTGCCCAGGGCCTCGTCACTCGCCCTTTCGCACGCCCCTCGGACGCGGTCGCCGCGCTGGGGGCCATGCAAGGCCAGGATCTCCCCGGCGTGCTGGCGTCCGCGGCCCTGCGGACCGCCTCGGGCGGCGTCCGCGACGTGCTCGAGGATCTCGACGCCGGCGCGCTCGTGCGCGGCTACCCCATGCGGGGGACCGTGTTCCTGCTCCCCGCCGTCGATGCGGTCTGGATGACCGAGCTGTGTGCCGAGCGGCCCATCCGCGAGGCCGTGGCGCGGCGGAACCGTCAGGGCCTCGACGACTCGTCACTCGAGATGGCCAGGGAGATCGCCAGGGCGGAGATGGCCGGCGGTCCGATCAGCCGGGCACAGCTGTTCGAGCTGTGGGAGGCCGCGGGCATCAGGACCACCGGCGGCTTCGGCTACCACCTCGTCTTCATGCTCATCGCCGAGACGACCCTCGTCTACGGACCCTGGAACGGGACGGAGCAGGACCTGGCGCTGCTCGACCAGTGGATCCCGGACAGCCCTCGCCTCGCGCGCCGGTTCGACGGGGACACCGTCGCGGCGACGGCCGAGCTGGCGCTGCGGTACTTCACGTCGCACGGCCCGGCGACGGTGCGCGACTTCGCATGGTGGACCAAGCTCCCGCTGACCGCCGTCCGAGCCGCCATGCCCCTGATCGTCGAGGAGCTGGAGACCGACGGTGCGGCCGAGGCCAGCTTCTGGCGACCCGGCCTGCTGGATGAGGTCGCGAAGGTCGGCCGGGCGGCTGCGGGGCCGCTGCTCCTGCCCGGCTTCGATGAGTTCGTGCTCGGCTACCAGGACCGACTTTTCGCGATGGCCGCCCATGAGCATGTCAGGCTCGTTCCCGGCAACAACGGGGTGTTCCGGCGGTCTGTGGTCGCCGGCGGACTGGTCCGCGGCACGTGGGCCCGCGCGGGGACGGCCTCGCGGCGTCGGTTGGAGGTCGAGGAGTTCGCGCCGATGAGCGCCACGAGGATGCGACAGCTCGAGGTGTTGTTCGGCAGCTACCCCTGGGTGCTGCCCTGACCGCAGCTGCCGGCCGGTGGACGCCAAGAGGGGCGTCCCGCCATTCGGCCGGACGCCCCTCGAGATGGATGCTGCTCAGACGGCGGCGGCTCCCCGCTCGCCGGTACGGATGCGCACGACCTCGTCGACGCTCGTGGACCACACCTTGCCGTCACCGACGGCGCCGGTGCGGGCCGCCTCGGTGATGATGTCGATCAGCGCGGACGCGTCGGCATCGTCGGTGAGGATCTCGATCTTCGCCTTGGCGATGAAGTCGATCGTGAACTCCGCCCCGCGGTAGACCTCACGGTGGCCGCGCTGGCGGGCGTAGCCGGAGACCTCGCTGACGGTCATGCCGGCGATGCCGTGCTGGGCCAGAGCGATCTGGACCTGGGTCAGCATGCTGGGCTGGACGATTGCGGTGACGAGCTTCATGCCTTGATCTCCTCGCGGCTCGGAACGATCAGCGTCTGCTTGACGCCGTAGCTGGAGTACTGGGTGACGCTGAGGTCGTAGCCGGTCTCAGCGTGCTCGGAGGTGTCGATGCCCTGCGTCTCGACCTCGGCCGGGACGCGCAGGCCCATGACCTTGTCGAGGACCTTGGCGATGAGGAAGGTCACCACGAAGGAGTAGACTAGGACGATCAGCGCGCCGGAGACCTGGCGCCAGAGCTGGTCGACTCCGCCGCCGTAGAACAGGCCAGCGACACCGGCCGGGGACTCGGGATCGGCGAAGAAGCCGATCAGGATGGTGCCGACGAGGCCGCCGACGAGGTGCACGCCCACGACGTCCAGTGAGTCGTCGTAGCCGAGCTTGTACTTGAGGCCCACGGCGTAGGCGCAGGCCACACCGGCGATCAGGCCGAGGATCAGGCCGCCGAGCGGGCTGACGGAGTGGGCCGCGGGCGTGATGGCGACCAGGCCCGCCACGATGCCGGACGCGGCACCCAGCGAGGTGGCGTGGCCGTCACGGAGACGCTCCACGATCAGCCAGCCGAGCATCGCGGCGGCGGTGGCGCCCAGGGTGTTGATCCAGGCGACGCCGGCGGTGGTGTTGGCGCCCAGCGCGGAGCCGGCGTTGAAGCCGAACCAGCCGAACCACAGGAGGCCGGCGCCCAGCATCACGAAGGGCAGGTTGTGGGGACGCATCGGCACCTTGCCGAAGCCGAGGCGGGGGCCGAGCACCAGGCAGAGCGCGAGGGCCGCGGCGCCTGCGTTGATGTGGATCGCGGTGCCGCCGGCGAAGTCGATGGCCTTGATGACGTTGGCGATGAAGCCGCCCTGCCAGGTCACGGTGCCGTCGTCCGCGACGACGTCGAAGGAGAAGACCCAGTGCGCGGCGGGGAAGTAGACGAGCAGCGCCCAGACGGCGGCGAAGACGACCCAGGCCGAGATCTTCATCCGGTCGGCGACGGCGCCGGAAATCAGCGCGACGGCGATGATCGCGAACGCGGACTGGAAGCCGGCGAAGACGATGTCAGGCAGCCCGTTGGTGACTGCCTCGGGGCTCATCAGGCCCTTGAGGAAGGTGAAATCCAGCGGGTTGCCGATCACGCGACCCATCGAGTCGCCGAATGCCATCGAGTAGCCGACGATGACCCACAGGACGCCGACAACGCCCATGGTGGTCAGCGACATCATCATCATGTTGAGGACGCTCTTGGCGCGGACCATGCCGCCGTAGAAGAAAGCCAGGCCAGGGGTCATCAGCAGGACCAGTGCGGCGCTGGCGAGGACCCAGGCGGTGTTACCCGTGTCAATGTCGAGGAGTTCCATGGGCAGAATCCTGTCCAGCCCAGATTTCGCCGAACGACGCGTCTCGTAACGGTCGAGTTAGTTATCTGCTCTCAAATGTCACGTTTCGTCACCGGTTCATTTCCGCGGTGTTACCGCGGGCGGCGCACCTGCTGGAGCCGGACGGAGGCCAGCTCTGCCCAGTCCCCCTCGGCCTCGAAGGCCGTGAACGCGGATGTCGGGTACCAGCACTGCAGCTCGTCGGCGGCGCGTCGGTCGCCGGCGTAGGCGAGCTCCGCGGCCAGCGATGCGATGGTGGGGTTGTGCCCGATCACCAGCAGGCAGTCGACGTCGTCGTCGGTCTCGGAGATGCGCTGCAGCATCGTCTCGGTGCCCTCGAAGTAGAGCGCGTCCTGGAACTCGGCGGGGACGTCGAGTCCCGTGGCCGCGAAGGTCTCCCTGGTCCGTGTCGCGGTGGAGACCAGCGCGTGCTGAACGCCGAGTGACTTCAGCTCGAGGCCGGCCTCCCGGGCCTCCTGGACGCCCCTCGGGGTCAGGTGCCGAGCCTTGTCACCCAGGGGATTGGTGGCCTCGGTCTTCGAATGGCGCATCAGGATCAGCCGTCGCATGCCGACAGCCTAGTTGTGCGCGGGGCGCCGAGGTGGTCAGACGGTGACGCCGAGGCGCGCGAACGCCGTGCGGAAGATCTGCAGCCCGTCGAGGCCCGGCAGGTTCGCCACGGACTGGTCCAGCTTGTCCAGCGCCTCGCCCTGGCCGGCGAAGAGGTGGCCCATCACGTAGCGGACCTCGGAGTCGTCCATCACGCCTGAGCCGACGGGGCGCCAGGCGGTCTGCATGAGGGTGCGGACGATCTTGGGTGCCGCTGCGGAGCGTTCGAGCGCCATGCGGGCCTGCGTCGTGTAGAACGCCACGTGCCGGGTCTCCTGCTGCGCGATGCGCTTGAGCAGGGGTGAGAGGGCCGGGTGCTCGAGCTGCTCCGCGAGGCGTCGGTAGGCGGCGACGGCCGACAGCTCGTTGGCGGCGCCCCACGCGTTGTGCACGGCGAGGAAGTCGTCGCCGACGAGGTTGGACAGCGTCCCCTGCTTCGTCGGGCCGAGAGCCTCCTTCCAGCCGAGCTTGATGCGCTTGGCCTTCAGCTCGTCGTAGTCGACGACGATCCCGTGGCGGCTGAGCACCGCGGCCAGCGCCTCGCCATGCCAGAACTCCTCGCGGTTCCACGTGGTCATGAAGCCTCGGGACTCCTCGCTGCGGTGCGAGCGGGTCACGAGCAGGTCCCGCAGGTAGCAGGAGGTGTGGTACTCGACGTCGCACATGTAGCGCAGCACCCGCAGGGTGGGCTCGTCGAGGGGCTGGGTCTCGAACGTGTCGAAGTCGAGGTCCTCCCAGCGGACGCGGTCGGAGGTCTCGGCGAACTTCTCAAGATTGAACGCCACGACGTCCCCTTCTGTGCAGCAGCCCCGGGGAGGGCGGCGGGGGTGGGCCGCCGAACCGGTCGGTGCCCGCGATGACTCCTTGGCCGTCGAGCAGCCCACGGATGCGTGCGTCGACGCTGGCCAGCCCGGCCCGGGCTTCGGGTGTGGAAAAGATCGAGGCGAGCGCGCGGTCCTCGTCGGGGTCGGGCACGCCGACGATCCGAAGCGGGCGCCAGGCGAGCATCGAACCCCTCGCCGAGAGCCGCTCTGCGCGGGAGCGTCCGATGCGGGCCGAGGCCTCCAGCTCGAAGAACTCCACGATGGTGGCGCGGCGGGCGATGATCTCGGTGACGACGCGGGCGGCCTCGCCCTCGAGCCGGGGCAGCAGTGCCGCGTACGTGGCCTGCAGCGAGGCCTCCTGCAGTGCGAGGCGCAGCATGTGGCCCGCGGTGATGGACTCGCCGACCACCGCGGCGACAGGTGCGACGATGACGGGCATGGCGCGCTCGACCCACACGTCGCGCAGCCGGGCGGTCAGGCGGGTGTGTGAGCGGGGCTCGGGCTTCGGGCCGTCGGCCGCGAGAATGTCGCGCAGCGCCCAGGCCAGCCACATGCGCTCGACGGCCCAGGTGGCGACGAATGCGGTGATCCGCGCCTCGTTGCCGGTCCAGTTGCCGAGGATGGCGCGGGTCTCGGACAGCCCTGCGCTGTCGAGGCGCCAGAGGAACTCGAGGTCGGCCCTGAGTCGGTCGTCGAGCGGGGCGACGGCCTGCGCGTCGACGGCGATCCTGCCCTGCGCGTCGCGGGTGTATGCCGCGACATCGAACGCGGTGAACAGCACCTCAGGGCGATCGGGATCCGAGAAGACCCGGCCGCTGAACCTCGTGGCAGACAGTTCCTCGGTGCTCGTCACCGGGTCAATTTAACATGTGCCGGCAACGCGGGCGACCGTCGCTCAGGGGCGCACCGCGACGATCAGGTCTCGTCGGATCGAGGAGTCGACGCGGTGCGCGAAGCGCTCCCACGCGCCACCCTCACACACCACCAGGCCGGAGCGCGACAGGATCTCGGCGAGGTCGCCGCGGGACAGGCCGAAGGTGTTCCAGGCGATGCCGAGGGCTCCGCCGTGCATCAGTTGGGACGTCCAGACGGGCACCGCTTCGCGAAGCAGACCGGCAGGTGAGCGGTCGCGGCGGCCCGAGACGCCGCGCACGTCGGTCGACGAGCCGTGCATGACGCCGTAGGGGGCGTCGGTCACGATGACGTCGAACTTCTTCTTACCGAACAGGTCGGCCGAGGTGCGGGTGTCTCCGGTGAAGGCCGTAACCCTGGCGGTGCGGTCGGCCAGCTGGATGGAGGCGTCGAAGCGCTGTCCGATCGACTTGCCGTCGCGCCGCACGCCGGTCACGTCGGCGGTGTGCTTGATGCGCTTGCGGCGCAACCAGGTCTTGTAGAACGACGCCATCTGCTGGAAGGCCTTCTCGTCGCCCTCGACGCCGTACGCGTCGTGGCCGAGCAGTAGGGCCGTCGAGAGGGTGGTGCCGCGGCCGGCTAGCGGATCGAGCACCTGTCGTGGGCCCGTAGGCTCGCGGGTGACGGCGGCGAGAGTCACGCTGAGAAGCAGTTGGGTGAATTGTTCGTTGGTCTTGCCCTGGTACTTCGGGATGGTGATCAGGTCGTCATCCAGGTCGAAGGGCCGGGGCAGCGCCACGGGACGCAGCAGATCCCCGGCCGACTCGAACAGGGCGAAGCAGGCCGACTGGGTGGCCAGCGTCGCCAGCTGCGTTGGGGCCAGGTCGTCGGCGTCGAAGGCGAGGTAGCCCACGCCCGCGATCTCCACGTCGGCGATGTCGCGCGCGAACGGCGCAGTGAGCTCCAGCTCAGCGGCCGTCAGCGGCGCAGCCTCGCCTGCGTAGACGCGGTTGGCAGACGGGGTGCGCAGCATGAGGTA is a window encoding:
- a CDS encoding ammonium transporter, with protein sequence MELLDIDTGNTAWVLASAALVLLMTPGLAFFYGGMVRAKSVLNMMMMSLTTMGVVGVLWVIVGYSMAFGDSMGRVIGNPLDFTFLKGLMSPEAVTNGLPDIVFAGFQSAFAIIAVALISGAVADRMKISAWVVFAAVWALLVYFPAAHWVFSFDVVADDGTVTWQGGFIANVIKAIDFAGGTAIHINAGAAALALCLVLGPRLGFGKVPMRPHNLPFVMLGAGLLWFGWFGFNAGSALGANTTAGVAWINTLGATAAAMLGWLIVERLRDGHATSLGAASGIVAGLVAITPAAHSVSPLGGLILGLIAGVACAYAVGLKYKLGYDDSLDVVGVHLVGGLVGTILIGFFADPESPAGVAGLFYGGGVDQLWRQVSGALIVLVYSFVVTFLIAKVLDKVMGLRVPAEVETQGIDTSEHAETGYDLSVTQYSSYGVKQTLIVPSREEIKA
- a CDS encoding SixA phosphatase family protein, with translation MRRLILMRHSKTEATNPLGDKARHLTPRGVQEAREAGLELKSLGVQHALVSTATRTRETFAATGLDVPAEFQDALYFEGTETMLQRISETDDDVDCLLVIGHNPTIASLAAELAYAGDRRAADELQCWYPTSAFTAFEAEGDWAELASVRLQQVRRPR
- a CDS encoding ferritin-like domain-containing protein yields the protein MAFNLEKFAETSDRVRWEDLDFDTFETQPLDEPTLRVLRYMCDVEYHTSCYLRDLLVTRSHRSEESRGFMTTWNREEFWHGEALAAVLSRHGIVVDYDELKAKRIKLGWKEALGPTKQGTLSNLVGDDFLAVHNAWGAANELSAVAAYRRLAEQLEHPALSPLLKRIAQQETRHVAFYTTQARMALERSAAAPKIVRTLMQTAWRPVGSGVMDDSEVRYVMGHLFAGQGEALDKLDQSVANLPGLDGLQIFRTAFARLGVTV
- a CDS encoding TRM11 family SAM-dependent methyltransferase, encoding MSRYLMLRTPSANRVYAGEAAPLTAAELELTAPFARDIADVEIAGVGYLAFDADDLAPTQLATLATQSACFALFESAGDLLRPVALPRPFDLDDDLITIPKYQGKTNEQFTQLLLSVTLAAVTREPTGPRQVLDPLAGRGTTLSTALLLGHDAYGVEGDEKAFQQMASFYKTWLRRKRIKHTADVTGVRRDGKSIGQRFDASIQLADRTARVTAFTGDTRTSADLFGKKKFDVIVTDAPYGVMHGSSTDVRGVSGRRDRSPAGLLREAVPVWTSQLMHGGALGIAWNTFGLSRGDLAEILSRSGLVVCEGGAWERFAHRVDSSIRRDLIVAVRP